The following proteins come from a genomic window of Methanomassiliicoccales archaeon:
- the rfbD gene encoding dTDP-4-dehydrorhamnose reductase, whose translation MRKVLVVGAAGLLGQYLMSSGREAGLQMSGTYNETVPQDTRNLIHMDMTDRGSVVQGLRATAPDAVVISAAMTNVDQCEREPSKAYAVNMEGTFNVAAECQAAGVRMIYISTDYVFNGLKKGRYHEHEAPDPSSVYARSKLEGERVTLDANPENLICRVSVVYGWNRLGSKGNFVTWIISSIREGKPIRLYHDQFVSPTYAPAAARDIIELAGKNAVGVYHTSGPDCLSRYDIGLKVAEAFDLDQGLIFPVSTAEMPLLAVRPPRSCLSVDKAEALLDRPMVGINEGLIDMRKNAP comes from the coding sequence ATGCGCAAGGTGTTGGTCGTGGGCGCCGCCGGTCTCCTGGGGCAATATCTCATGTCCTCAGGGAGAGAGGCAGGCCTGCAGATGTCAGGCACTTACAACGAGACGGTCCCCCAAGACACTAGAAACCTTATCCACATGGACATGACCGACCGCGGTTCGGTGGTCCAGGGACTTCGAGCGACCGCTCCGGACGCGGTGGTAATCTCCGCGGCCATGACCAACGTGGACCAGTGCGAGAGGGAGCCGTCCAAGGCCTACGCGGTGAACATGGAGGGGACGTTCAACGTCGCCGCCGAATGTCAGGCCGCTGGTGTTAGGATGATCTACATATCCACCGACTATGTCTTCAACGGCCTGAAGAAAGGACGGTACCACGAGCACGAAGCCCCGGACCCATCGAGCGTTTACGCCCGCAGCAAGCTGGAAGGGGAAAGGGTGACCCTTGACGCCAACCCGGAAAATCTGATTTGCCGGGTCTCGGTGGTCTACGGCTGGAACCGTCTGGGGTCCAAGGGCAATTTCGTCACCTGGATCATCAGCTCCATCCGGGAGGGGAAGCCCATACGCCTCTATCACGACCAGTTCGTCTCCCCCACCTACGCCCCGGCGGCGGCCCGGGACATTATAGAACTGGCTGGTAAGAACGCCGTAGGCGTCTATCACACCAGCGGTCCGGACTGCCTGAGCCGCTACGACATCGGCCTGAAGGTGGCCGAGGCCTTCGACCTCGATCAAGGTCTCATTTTCCCGGTCAGCACCGCGGAGATGCCACTACTGGCCGTCCGACCGCCCCGTTCGTGCCTGTCCGTGGACAAGGCCGAGGCCCTGCTCGACCGGCCCATGGTTGGGATCAACGAAGGGCTCATCGATATGAGAAAGAACGCCCCCTGA
- a CDS encoding hydrogenase iron-sulfur subunit: MTFENLAKAFVDESQACNRYSFYNMAEGYEHVGTEPPEKCPLRPLPLLLQEALRNLLRRGDPQIPSLLWCLRGNLNNNGPWLLYLQERTAEEDSPMAKGSQKMGVYICNCGGNIENSLDTQRLQAVASHLEKVVYVSSVNFACSPETRKKMAEDVQAHNLDRVLIAACSPKLYLKEFQEVLEAADRKGCMLEMCNLREQCAWIHFNDREAATAKAEDMLKMSHARLMLQADTEKANVSQVNKMRCTGCGICESVCNFNAVHVSPDKEYGGSRKAFVNVNACEGCGACVAACPTAALDQTCFSNAQVVSQIETFLKDTKMGFPKVVVFSCHWCSYTAADTAGLKRLAMDPHFCVVRTMCSARVDPEWILKALSKGADGVLVLAGHPGRCHYEIGNLRTRKRMTLLHNYLDQMGFDPDRFRIDYVDSEEIEGYVKAINDYVGKVRSLGPNPIDPHTRISPKRLEMPWLDIKPEKRWDEGLKL, encoded by the coding sequence ATGACATTCGAGAACCTGGCCAAGGCCTTTGTAGACGAGAGCCAAGCCTGTAACCGATATTCCTTCTATAACATGGCCGAAGGCTACGAGCACGTGGGTACTGAACCGCCGGAGAAGTGCCCCCTGCGACCACTCCCGCTCCTGCTTCAAGAGGCGCTGCGAAACCTATTGAGGCGGGGCGACCCGCAAATCCCTTCATTATTATGGTGCCTTCGGGGAAATCTTAATAATAATGGACCTTGGCTTTTGTACCTCCAAGAGCGCACCGCAGAGGAGGATTCACCGATGGCCAAGGGTTCACAAAAGATGGGCGTGTACATTTGTAATTGTGGTGGGAACATCGAGAACAGCCTGGACACCCAGAGGCTCCAGGCAGTGGCGAGCCATCTGGAGAAGGTTGTGTACGTCTCCAGCGTCAACTTCGCCTGCTCCCCCGAGACCAGGAAGAAGATGGCCGAGGACGTCCAAGCCCACAATCTGGACCGGGTCCTGATCGCCGCCTGTTCCCCCAAGCTCTACCTCAAGGAGTTCCAGGAGGTCCTGGAGGCCGCGGACCGCAAGGGCTGCATGCTGGAGATGTGCAATCTGCGCGAGCAGTGCGCCTGGATACATTTCAACGACCGGGAGGCGGCCACGGCCAAGGCCGAGGACATGCTGAAGATGTCCCACGCCCGTCTCATGCTGCAGGCGGACACCGAGAAAGCGAACGTCTCCCAGGTCAACAAGATGCGCTGCACCGGTTGCGGCATCTGTGAATCGGTATGTAACTTCAACGCCGTGCACGTGTCCCCGGACAAGGAGTACGGGGGATCGCGCAAGGCCTTCGTGAACGTCAACGCCTGCGAGGGTTGCGGGGCCTGCGTGGCCGCCTGCCCCACCGCCGCCCTGGACCAGACCTGCTTCTCCAACGCCCAGGTGGTGTCCCAGATCGAGACCTTCCTCAAGGACACCAAGATGGGCTTCCCCAAGGTAGTGGTCTTCTCCTGCCATTGGTGCTCCTACACCGCGGCGGACACCGCCGGACTGAAGCGCCTGGCCATGGACCCCCACTTCTGCGTGGTGCGCACGATGTGCTCGGCCCGGGTGGACCCGGAATGGATACTGAAGGCCCTATCCAAGGGCGCGGACGGAGTCCTGGTGCTGGCCGGGCACCCCGGCCGCTGTCACTACGAGATTGGTAACCTGCGCACCAGGAAGAGGATGACCCTGCTGCACAACTATCTCGACCAGATGGGCTTTGACCCCGACCGCTTCCGCATCGATTACGTGGATTCGGAAGAGATAGAGGGGTACGTGAAGGCGATCAACGACTACGTGGGCAAGGTCAGGTCGCTGGGGCCCAACCCCATCGACCCCCACACCCGCATATCGCCCAAGCGCCTCGAGATGCCCTGGCTGGACATAAAGCCGGAGAAGAGATGGGATGAGGGGCTGAAGCTCTAA
- a CDS encoding cation acetate symporter yields the protein MAAVLDNSFKPIAFALFLLITAATLTISIYFSRRVRTAGHYYVAGGGVKWFVNGIAFAGDYLSAASFLGVAGMIAFSGFDGFMYGIGFLAGWIVALFLIAEPLRVMGKYTFADALVHKFKSKRVRLAAAISTLVVSVFYLIPQMVGAGTIVQPLIGLPYAWGVVIVGGIVILITATAGMVSTTWVQFIKGTLLLVAALGLVIAVLIIAGMGPLELIQNFLNNGAANPSTGVYPAYSGDVFMSPGLKFKNPLDYASLALALILGTAALPHILIRYYTVPKPSDARKSTVVAIIAIGVFYILTLFLGLGANYFAGQGKFLINDSNLSAPTLANFAGGEIFFAIIASIAFATILGTVSGLIMAAAGAIAHDLYTEILGKKSTEKSALRVSKLTAVGVGIIAIVLGILSEGWNVAFLVGLAFAIAASANIPALICTLFWKGATERGIVAGIFVGLGLSILLILLSPTVMSDPIFTLNNPGIVSIPVGFATTIGVSLLDKKKQEVKAPNPV from the coding sequence ATGGCCGCCGTACTGGACAACAGCTTCAAGCCCATCGCTTTCGCCCTGTTCCTGCTCATAACCGCCGCCACCCTGACCATATCCATATACTTCTCTCGCCGAGTCAGGACCGCCGGCCATTACTACGTGGCCGGGGGAGGGGTGAAGTGGTTCGTGAACGGTATCGCGTTCGCCGGCGACTATCTCAGCGCCGCCTCCTTCCTGGGGGTGGCCGGCATGATCGCCTTCAGCGGATTCGACGGCTTCATGTACGGCATAGGGTTCCTGGCCGGCTGGATCGTCGCCCTGTTCCTGATCGCTGAACCGTTACGGGTGATGGGCAAGTACACCTTCGCCGACGCCCTGGTGCACAAGTTCAAGAGCAAGCGCGTTCGGCTTGCCGCGGCCATCTCCACCCTGGTCGTGAGCGTGTTCTACCTCATACCGCAGATGGTAGGGGCTGGCACGATCGTCCAGCCGCTGATCGGACTTCCGTACGCCTGGGGCGTGGTCATTGTAGGCGGTATAGTGATACTCATCACCGCTACCGCCGGCATGGTCTCGACCACCTGGGTGCAGTTCATCAAAGGCACGCTGCTGCTGGTCGCCGCGCTGGGCCTCGTGATAGCGGTGCTCATAATAGCGGGAATGGGTCCCCTGGAACTGATCCAGAACTTCCTGAACAATGGAGCGGCCAATCCCTCGACGGGCGTCTATCCGGCCTACTCCGGGGACGTGTTCATGTCCCCCGGGCTGAAGTTCAAGAATCCCCTGGACTACGCCTCGTTAGCGTTAGCGTTAATATTAGGGACGGCCGCGCTGCCGCACATCCTCATCCGTTACTACACCGTGCCCAAGCCGTCCGACGCCCGCAAGTCGACCGTGGTGGCCATCATCGCCATCGGGGTGTTCTACATCCTGACCCTGTTCCTGGGCCTCGGAGCGAACTACTTCGCCGGGCAGGGGAAGTTCCTGATAAATGACAGCAACCTGTCCGCGCCGACCCTGGCCAACTTCGCCGGAGGGGAGATATTCTTCGCCATCATCGCCTCGATAGCGTTCGCCACAATCCTGGGGACGGTGTCCGGGCTGATCATGGCCGCCGCCGGCGCCATAGCCCACGACCTGTACACCGAGATACTGGGCAAGAAGAGCACAGAGAAGTCGGCGCTGCGCGTCTCCAAGCTCACCGCGGTGGGCGTGGGAATCATAGCCATCGTCCTGGGCATACTGTCCGAGGGATGGAACGTGGCCTTCCTGGTGGGACTGGCGTTTGCCATTGCCGCTTCGGCCAACATCCCGGCGCTGATCTGCACCCTGTTTTGGAAAGGAGCGACGGAACGGGGCATCGTGGCCGGCATATTCGTCGGCCTGGGGCTGTCAATACTGCTGATCTTGCTCAGCCCCACGGTGATGAGCGACCCCATATTCACCCTGAACAACCCGGGCATTGTGAGCATCCCGGTGGGCTTCGCCACCACCATAGGGGTGTCGCTGCTGGACAAGAAGAAGCAGGAGGTGAAGGCACCGAACCCGGTGTGA
- a CDS encoding universal stress protein, which translates to MNHRILLPTNGSLPALVATRTAVRIAKDRGATLIILRVIEQDASLYIEHVSEDVGTRGGTGVDGVAFALRLAEEAGLKTEVLEKEGAVTGEILKASEEAEVSMIVMGSSNPHGLSGLYLGNVAEAVTRKAKVSVYIVKPTEEEMEEALALTKPALVVEEKDALSLIIHSRKFMVGLVLFSIYTIFYAAFTILGTFGRDILKERMLGLNLGIIMGLVVIVMAIVMAVTFNYYAVKVEKEGQ; encoded by the coding sequence GTGAACCACCGCATCCTGTTGCCCACCAACGGCTCCTTGCCGGCACTGGTGGCCACGCGAACGGCGGTGCGCATCGCCAAGGACCGGGGAGCCACGCTCATAATCCTCCGGGTCATCGAGCAGGACGCATCCTTGTATATCGAGCATGTCAGCGAGGACGTCGGCACGCGCGGCGGCACCGGGGTCGACGGCGTGGCCTTCGCCCTGAGGCTGGCCGAGGAGGCCGGTCTGAAGACCGAGGTCCTGGAAAAGGAGGGAGCGGTCACCGGCGAGATCCTAAAGGCCTCCGAGGAGGCCGAGGTCAGCATGATCGTCATGGGCAGCTCCAACCCCCATGGACTATCCGGTCTGTACCTGGGGAACGTGGCCGAGGCCGTGACCAGGAAGGCCAAGGTCTCGGTGTACATCGTAAAACCCACCGAAGAGGAGATGGAGGAGGCCCTGGCGCTTACCAAGCCTGCCCTAGTGGTGGAGGAGAAGGATGCCCTGTCATTGATCATCCACTCCCGCAAGTTCATGGTGGGGCTGGTGCTGTTCAGCATCTACACCATATTCTACGCCGCGTTCACCATCCTAGGCACGTTCGGTCGGGACATCCTCAAGGAGCGCATGCTGGGCCTCAACCTCGGCATCATCATGGGATTGGTCGTGATCGTCATGGCCATCGTCATGGCCGTGACCTTCAACTACTACGCGGTGAAGGTAGAGAAGGAGGGGCAGTAG
- a CDS encoding Mrp/NBP35 family ATP-binding protein: MEDSDQIEVKTMDEKDYRLKKSLAKIKHKIIVMSGKGGVGKSTVAVNIATALAMRGYEVGILDADIHGPNIPKMLHIEDGEVMSDENGLMPVLVPPHMKVMSMAFLLQDRDTPVVWRGPIKMGALRQFIAEVKWGNLDFLIVDLPPGTGDEPLTIAQLIEDADGAIIVTTPQDVALLDSRKTVTFAQALKMPVLGVVENMSGLICPHCHQNIDLFKRGGGEKAAAEMGVPFLGRVPLDPDVVLGGDDGTPIVLKGENPAAKAFHDMVDRLLDKVNGGS, encoded by the coding sequence ATGGAAGATTCAGACCAGATAGAAGTCAAGACCATGGACGAAAAGGACTACCGACTAAAGAAATCCCTGGCCAAGATAAAGCATAAGATAATTGTCATGTCCGGCAAGGGTGGCGTAGGGAAGAGCACCGTGGCGGTGAACATCGCTACTGCTCTCGCTATGCGCGGTTACGAGGTCGGCATCCTCGACGCGGACATCCACGGGCCGAACATCCCCAAGATGCTGCACATCGAGGACGGGGAGGTCATGTCCGACGAGAACGGGCTGATGCCGGTGTTGGTCCCCCCGCACATGAAGGTCATGTCCATGGCCTTCCTGCTGCAGGACCGCGACACTCCGGTCGTGTGGCGCGGCCCGATCAAGATGGGCGCGCTGCGGCAGTTCATCGCCGAGGTGAAGTGGGGCAACCTGGACTTCCTGATCGTTGACCTGCCCCCGGGAACCGGGGACGAGCCGTTGACTATAGCCCAGCTTATAGAGGACGCCGATGGCGCCATCATCGTCACCACGCCGCAGGACGTAGCCTTGCTTGACTCCCGCAAAACGGTCACCTTCGCCCAGGCGCTGAAGATGCCCGTGCTGGGCGTGGTAGAGAACATGAGCGGGCTGATCTGCCCGCACTGCCACCAGAACATCGACCTGTTCAAGAGGGGCGGTGGGGAGAAGGCGGCGGCGGAGATGGGAGTGCCGTTCCTGGGACGCGTGCCTCTGGACCCTGACGTGGTGCTGGGCGGGGACGATGGGACGCCCATTGTGCTGAAGGGGGAGAACCCGGCCGCCAAGGCCTTCCACGACATGGTGGACCGGCTGCTGGACAAGGTGAACGGGGGAAGTTGA
- a CDS encoding helix-turn-helix domain-containing protein, whose protein sequence is MIEAVLEVDIPDGWVHDISANFDVPVRILDCIPFGDKGARSFVELECDDPEMQQIVSRAIEKHPDVCKWEASVTEDGKVRGVALLTKCRACKAILRSDCYLRSAKTKGGGLVEWRVIATREEALGQLIKELADAGCTTKLLSKKKVDDSSFVTKRQELAVRSALERGYYDYPRNVTLQEMASSFGVTASTMGEILQRGERNIIREYFRTKM, encoded by the coding sequence ATGATCGAGGCGGTGCTGGAAGTGGACATCCCTGACGGATGGGTCCATGATATATCGGCTAACTTCGATGTCCCGGTCCGCATCCTTGACTGCATACCCTTCGGGGACAAGGGCGCCCGTTCCTTCGTGGAGCTGGAGTGCGATGACCCGGAGATGCAGCAGATAGTCTCCCGGGCCATCGAGAAACATCCGGACGTGTGCAAGTGGGAGGCGTCGGTGACCGAGGACGGAAAGGTCCGCGGCGTGGCGCTGCTCACCAAATGCCGGGCCTGCAAGGCCATCCTGCGCTCCGACTGCTACCTCCGCAGCGCCAAGACCAAGGGCGGTGGGCTGGTCGAATGGCGTGTCATCGCCACCCGCGAGGAGGCCCTCGGTCAGCTCATAAAAGAGCTGGCGGACGCCGGCTGCACCACCAAGCTCCTCTCCAAGAAGAAGGTGGACGACAGCAGCTTCGTGACCAAGAGGCAGGAGCTGGCCGTGCGAAGCGCCCTGGAGAGGGGCTATTACGATTATCCCCGGAATGTAACCTTACAGGAAATGGCTAGCAGCTTCGGGGTTACCGCTTCCACCATGGGCGAGATACTGCAACGTGGGGAGCGCAACATCATCCGGGAGTACTTCCGGACCAAGATGTGA
- the wecB gene encoding UDP-N-acetylglucosamine 2-epimerase (non-hydrolyzing), translated as MRGAMRFCVVLGTRPEIVKMSPIIRELQRTGDEFDLVHTGQHYSYDMDRVFFRDLKLPEPTVNLEVGSGAHGAQTGKMLMGLEKHYLEHRPDMVLVQGDTNTVLAGALAAVKLDIPVGHVEAGLRSFNRTMPEEVNRVMTDHVSTLLFAPTAVSAQNLRAEGLPEERVHITGNTIVDAVRENLRLAVKKDDALKALGLGRGRFMLTTLHRQENVDSALRMENILKGLGAVARETNMEIVWPMHPRTKKSLQAFALKLPPGVREVNPLGFLEFLQVEGSAALALTDSGGVQEECCILGVPCVTLRDNTERPETVQVGANIVVGSDPEKILEGTRRMMGAERGWPCPLGEEGAGARIVRICREFRRTEA; from the coding sequence ATGCGTGGAGCGATGAGGTTCTGCGTGGTCCTGGGGACCAGACCGGAGATCGTAAAGATGTCTCCCATTATCCGGGAGCTGCAGCGCACCGGGGACGAGTTCGATCTGGTGCACACCGGCCAGCATTATTCTTACGACATGGACCGGGTCTTCTTCCGCGACCTGAAGCTGCCGGAGCCGACCGTTAACCTCGAGGTGGGGTCCGGAGCCCATGGGGCGCAGACCGGCAAGATGCTCATGGGCTTGGAGAAGCATTACCTGGAACATCGCCCGGACATGGTGCTGGTCCAGGGAGACACCAACACTGTCCTGGCCGGGGCCTTGGCCGCGGTCAAGCTGGACATCCCGGTGGGCCATGTGGAGGCCGGGCTGCGCTCATTCAACCGCACCATGCCCGAGGAGGTCAATCGGGTCATGACCGACCACGTGTCCACCTTGCTCTTCGCCCCCACCGCCGTCTCGGCCCAGAACCTGAGGGCCGAGGGGCTTCCGGAGGAAAGGGTCCACATCACCGGGAACACCATCGTGGACGCGGTACGCGAGAACCTCAGGCTGGCCGTGAAGAAGGACGACGCCCTTAAGGCCCTCGGACTAGGCCGGGGCAGGTTCATGTTGACCACCCTGCACCGTCAGGAGAACGTGGATTCCGCCCTGCGCATGGAGAACATCCTGAAAGGCCTGGGGGCGGTGGCCCGGGAGACGAATATGGAGATCGTCTGGCCCATGCACCCCCGCACCAAAAAGAGCCTGCAGGCCTTCGCGCTCAAGCTCCCTCCCGGAGTGCGGGAGGTGAACCCCCTGGGCTTTCTGGAGTTCCTGCAGGTGGAAGGCAGCGCCGCCCTGGCCTTGACGGATTCGGGAGGGGTGCAGGAAGAATGCTGCATCTTAGGGGTTCCCTGTGTCACCTTGCGTGACAACACCGAGCGGCCGGAAACAGTGCAGGTAGGGGCCAACATCGTGGTCGGCAGCGATCCCGAAAAGATACTTGAAGGCACCCGTAGGATGATGGGCGCGGAACGCGGCTGGCCGTGTCCCCTCGGTGAGGAAGGGGCGGGGGCCCGTATCGTGCGGATATGTCGGGAGTTCAGAAGGACGGAAGCGTAA
- a CDS encoding ATP cone domain-containing protein, with the protein MTLAMHVVKRSGKVEEFDSRKAINAILRVGTSQAEAEKILESIQPHLYDGITTEELYRKIRAQLPPCQATRFSLKKAIMLLGPDGHPFETFVARVFRELGYTVEVRQILKGRCVTHEVDLVIYKDGVKGMVECKFHNTLGTKSTIQDALYTWGRFQDLKDVNGITVPWLVTNTKFSSEVVCYAKCVGMRTICWKCSETKGLEKLVEGIMIYPITILDIKRGEQRTLLSHDFIICRDILERKAEVLALFPRETGERIIRKTEEFRRCVER; encoded by the coding sequence ATGACCTTAGCCATGCACGTGGTCAAAAGGTCCGGGAAGGTCGAGGAGTTCGATTCCCGTAAGGCCATCAACGCCATCCTCCGCGTCGGCACCTCGCAGGCGGAGGCGGAGAAGATCCTGGAATCCATCCAGCCCCATTTGTATGACGGCATTACCACCGAGGAGCTGTACCGTAAGATCAGGGCGCAGCTCCCCCCATGCCAGGCGACACGGTTCTCCCTTAAGAAGGCCATCATGCTCCTGGGACCGGACGGTCACCCCTTCGAGACCTTCGTGGCCCGGGTGTTCCGCGAGCTAGGATACACGGTTGAGGTGCGCCAGATACTGAAGGGACGCTGCGTCACCCACGAGGTGGACCTGGTCATCTACAAGGACGGGGTCAAGGGCATGGTGGAGTGCAAGTTCCATAACACCTTGGGCACCAAGTCCACAATACAGGATGCCTTGTACACATGGGGGCGTTTCCAGGACCTCAAGGATGTCAATGGCATCACCGTCCCCTGGTTGGTGACCAACACCAAGTTCTCTAGCGAGGTAGTCTGCTACGCCAAGTGCGTGGGCATGAGGACGATCTGTTGGAAGTGCTCTGAGACCAAGGGGTTGGAGAAGCTGGTGGAGGGGATCATGATCTATCCCATAACCATACTGGACATCAAGAGGGGAGAGCAGCGGACCTTGCTGAGCCACGATTTCATCATCTGCCGGGACATCCTGGAGAGAAAGGCGGAGGTGCTGGCGCTGTTCCCCCGGGAGACCGGGGAGCGCATAATAAGGAAGACTGAGGAGTTCCGGAGATGCGTGGAGCGATGA
- a CDS encoding SufD family Fe-S cluster assembly protein gives MTTDQEKRAKEALHKAAKFGEDINLEEYEEGSKDLATSDSFEDLSKDIKQTMLDTGIVPTKQGRSGNFLLMDNTVVHSTTMGAGVELMPLSQALKVHDWLKDYIWKAVPPDTDKYTAETYLANADGYFIRALPGSKVQLPVQTCLLLKNRNTKQYVHNIIIAEEGSEFEVITGCATSKAVEKGLHMGISEFFLKKNCKLTFTMIHNWSEFVGVRPRTIVQMDEGATYINNYVALKPVKSIQMYPTANMNGKNGVCRFNSVGVAHPGSTLDLGSRAILNASGCKAELISRTITTGGTVIARGQLIGNAPGIKAHLECKGLILNDKGVQIAIPELEARVPDVEMTHEAAVGKIAQDQVEYLMSRGLSEEEAVGMIVRGFLDVGIRGIPEHLKAEIDKTLQETNVRGM, from the coding sequence ATGACCACTGACCAAGAGAAGAGGGCCAAGGAAGCCCTTCATAAAGCGGCGAAGTTCGGTGAGGATATCAACCTGGAGGAGTACGAGGAAGGCAGCAAGGACCTGGCCACGTCGGATTCGTTCGAGGACCTCTCCAAGGATATCAAGCAGACCATGTTGGACACCGGTATCGTGCCCACGAAGCAAGGCCGCTCTGGCAACTTTCTGCTGATGGACAACACCGTGGTCCACTCGACCACCATGGGAGCGGGCGTAGAGCTGATGCCCCTGTCCCAGGCCCTGAAGGTGCACGATTGGCTCAAGGACTACATATGGAAGGCCGTGCCGCCGGACACCGACAAATACACCGCGGAGACGTACCTGGCGAACGCTGATGGGTACTTCATCCGGGCGCTTCCGGGTTCCAAGGTCCAGCTGCCAGTGCAGACCTGCCTCCTGCTCAAAAACCGCAATACGAAACAGTACGTGCACAATATAATCATCGCTGAGGAAGGGTCGGAGTTCGAGGTCATCACCGGCTGCGCCACCTCCAAAGCCGTGGAAAAAGGGCTCCATATGGGCATCTCCGAGTTCTTCCTGAAGAAGAACTGCAAGCTGACGTTCACCATGATCCACAACTGGTCGGAGTTCGTCGGCGTGCGCCCGCGCACCATCGTACAAATGGACGAAGGGGCGACGTATATCAACAACTATGTAGCGCTCAAACCAGTTAAATCAATCCAGATGTACCCGACGGCCAACATGAACGGGAAGAACGGTGTCTGCCGTTTCAACTCCGTCGGAGTGGCTCATCCGGGCAGCACCTTGGACCTGGGCTCGAGGGCCATACTGAACGCCTCCGGGTGCAAGGCCGAGCTCATCTCCCGCACCATAACGACCGGCGGCACGGTCATCGCCCGCGGGCAGTTGATAGGGAACGCCCCGGGCATCAAGGCCCACCTGGAGTGCAAGGGCCTGATCCTCAACGACAAGGGAGTACAGATCGCCATACCCGAGCTGGAGGCCCGGGTCCCGGACGTGGAGATGACCCATGAGGCCGCGGTCGGCAAGATCGCCCAGGACCAGGTGGAGTACCTCATGTCCCGGGGATTGAGCGAGGAGGAGGCGGTGGGCATGATCGTCCGCGGCTTCCTGGACGTGGGTATAAGGGGCATACCGGAGCACCTGAAGGCGGAGATCGACAAGACGCTGCAGGAGACCAACGTCCGGGGCATGTGA
- a CDS encoding ABC transporter ATP-binding protein, whose product MLEIKNLTVEVGGKEILHDLSLNVMTGYTTVLFGPNGSGKSTLLMTIMGFSGYKVKSGSILLNGEDITHLPVNERAKRGIGMMMQRPPNLTGVRLKDLIKVTNKGNLDSNVLAEELDMTRFLERDVNVGFSGGEIKRSEILQLTTQSPCLILLDEPESGVDMVSIEKLGAKVHDLLLGPSHCAGWREKSGKAALIITHTGQILDYVEADRGYVMCDGTVACSGNPRELLAEIRKMGYNECIRCKLKRPNVTENL is encoded by the coding sequence ATGCTGGAGATAAAGAACCTGACCGTGGAGGTTGGCGGAAAGGAGATCTTACATGACCTTTCGCTGAACGTCATGACCGGTTACACGACCGTACTCTTCGGCCCCAACGGCTCAGGCAAGTCCACCTTGCTCATGACCATCATGGGCTTTTCCGGTTACAAGGTAAAGAGCGGGAGCATCTTGCTCAACGGCGAAGACATCACCCATTTGCCGGTGAACGAGAGGGCCAAGCGCGGCATCGGCATGATGATGCAGCGCCCTCCTAACCTTACCGGGGTCAGACTGAAGGACCTGATAAAGGTCACCAACAAAGGTAACCTGGACTCGAACGTCCTGGCGGAGGAGCTGGACATGACCAGGTTCCTGGAGAGGGACGTGAACGTGGGCTTCTCCGGCGGGGAGATCAAGCGCTCCGAGATATTGCAGCTTACGACCCAGAGCCCCTGCCTCATCCTGTTGGACGAGCCGGAGAGCGGAGTGGACATGGTCTCCATAGAGAAGCTGGGGGCCAAGGTGCACGATCTGTTGCTAGGACCGTCGCACTGCGCCGGATGGCGGGAGAAGAGCGGCAAGGCGGCGTTGATAATTACCCACACTGGTCAGATATTGGACTACGTGGAGGCGGACCGCGGCTACGTCATGTGCGACGGTACGGTGGCCTGTTCCGGCAATCCCCGCGAGCTGTTGGCGGAGATCCGCAAGATGGGATATAACGAATGCATCCGCTGCAAGCTCAAGCGGCCCAATGTCACGGAGAACCTCTGA
- a CDS encoding VOC family protein, with translation MPIGDPMGDNEPLHQKGRLTKVWMAAVPVSDMDAALDFYMEALGLELRRRDGNWAELGPSEPLGKVALYVPGKEEKRQPGGPTGVVFSCDSMYDLHRELVDQGVEFKLKPTKQEWGGLLAVFLDEDGNELTVMEHPDRYRR, from the coding sequence ATGCCTATCGGCGACCCCATGGGCGACAATGAGCCATTGCATCAGAAGGGCCGGCTGACCAAGGTATGGATGGCGGCCGTCCCGGTCTCGGACATGGACGCCGCGCTGGACTTTTACATGGAAGCCCTGGGTCTGGAACTGCGTCGCCGGGACGGGAACTGGGCCGAGCTGGGCCCGTCCGAACCGTTGGGGAAGGTCGCCTTGTACGTCCCGGGGAAGGAGGAGAAACGCCAGCCAGGAGGCCCCACCGGAGTGGTCTTCTCCTGTGACAGCATGTACGATCTGCACCGGGAGCTGGTGGATCAAGGCGTGGAGTTCAAGCTCAAGCCCACGAAGCAGGAGTGGGGCGGACTGTTGGCGGTCTTCCTGGACGAGGACGGCAACGAGCTGACGGTGATGGAACACCCCGACCGTTACCGCCGATGA